Proteins encoded in a region of the Solanum dulcamara chromosome 9, daSolDulc1.2, whole genome shotgun sequence genome:
- the LOC129902753 gene encoding uncharacterized protein LOC129902753, whose protein sequence is MAPPKSVRTISQQAFDELVKENIEDLGMDPTESLEDAIQTLNLQGVDLSGIVTSILGSGEENPVIQSLEKLKELDRDWKQGGGDENDVKEIIEWLDKLNDACNIDGSGNAAIASKSGAVVLVCSICGKLGSEGLVSALKTLVSLLHDLQSTEKFREINGPKMVMNILNNRKENLSILNSGFSVVSAAATGNEVLKEAFMNLKIDELIRQCLREFSRGSIPCLYDAVRVLLTSDDNRVVASEVYGYARRFAKIGIVEALVDSLHDGIKAPSLVSASVALKAIAVNDEICRAVAENGGIDAILRCIDDSSEQGEKVVAITCCSLLSKLAGSDINKTAIVDKDGMDKLMKLAMRFSDDPTVLQEVMSMITVLSLRSPHNAACAIEAGAGDIVIQAMQRFPESELLQRSCCFMIRNLVVRNPENRTILLGNGIEKLIRKAKMNYKSCKNAATDALRDLGLDNYNL, encoded by the exons ATGGCCCCACCGAAATCCGTCCGTACAATATCTCAACAAGCCTTCGATGAAttggtgaaggaaaatattGAAGATCTTGGAATGGATCCCACTGAATCCCTTGAAGACGCTATTCAAACCCTAAATCTCCAAGGCGTTGATCTCTCCG GCATTGTGACTAGCATTTTGGGTTCTGGGGAGGAAAATCCAGTAATTCAATCACTTGAGAAGCTGAAGGAATTGGATCGTGATTGGAAGCAGGGAGGCGGGGATGAGAATGACGTGAAGGAAATTATTGAATGGTTGGATAAATTGAATGATGCATGTAATATTGATGGATCAGGAAATGCTGCTATAGCATCCAAGAGTGGTGCTGTAGTATTGGTGTGTTCGATATGCGGTAAACTTGGGAGCGAGGGCCTTGTTTCAGCTCTGAAGACATTGGTTTCTTTACTTCATG ATCTACAGAGCACTGAAAAATTTAGGGAGATTAATGGTCCAAAGATGGTTATGAATATCCTAAACAATAGGAAAGAAAACTTAAGCATCTTGAACAGTGGATTCTCTGTTGTTTCTGCCGCCGCAACTGGGAATGAGGTCCTCAAGGAGGCATTTATGAACTTGAAAATTGATGAGCTGATTCGTCAATGTTTAAGAGAATTTAGTAGGGGGAGCATTCCCTGTTTATATGATGCTGTACGAGTCCTGCTAACCTCTGATGATAATCGTGTTGTGGCCTCTGAA GTTTATGGGTATGCCAGAAGGTTTGCAAAAATAGGAATTGTTGAAGCACTTGTTGATTCACTTCATGATGGGATCAAGGCGCCTAGTCTGGTGTCTGCAAGTGTTGCTTTAAAGGCTATTGCTGTTAAT GATGAAATATGCAGAGCCGTTGCTGAAAACGGTGGTATAGACGCAATTCTTCGATGTATAGATGACAGCAGTGAACAGGGTGAAAAAGTCGTAGCCATAACTTGCTGCTCCTTGTTATCTAAG TTGGCAGGAAGTGACATAAACAAGACTGCTATTGTAGATAAGGATGGCATGGACAAGCTTATGAAACTTGCAATGAGATTTTCCGATGACCCGACTGTGCTACAAGAG GTCATGTCTATGATAACTGTACTGTCCTTGAGGTCTCCACATAATGCCGCATGTGCAATTGAAGCCGGAGCTGGTGATATTGTCATCCAAGCTATGCAGAGGTTTCCAGAATCAGAGCTACTGCAAAGAAGCTGTTGTTTCATGATTCGAAATCTTGTGGTTAGGAATCCAGAAAACAG AACTATTTTGCTTGGTAATGGCATTGAGAAGCTCATCAGAAAAGCTAAGATGAATTACAAGAGCTGTAAGAATGCTGCAACTGATGCTCTTAGGGATCTAGGACTAGATAACTATAACTTGTAG